A portion of the Leptospira noumeaensis genome contains these proteins:
- a CDS encoding arginine/lysine/ornithine decarboxylase: MYQNGIVQFPIIIIDEDFRSENASGLGIRAIAKALEGEGIEVLGVTSYGDLTSFVQQQSRACGFILSIDDEEFTPETEGEVPDALRQLKDFVTQVRHRNADIPLFLYGETRTSRHIPNSILKELHGFIHMFEDTPEFMARAIHREVKSYLDSLPPPFFRALTQYAHDGSYSWHCPGHSGGVAFLKSPVGQMFHQFFGENMLRADVCNAVDELGQLLDHTGPISASERNAARIFQCDSLYFVTNGTSTSNKIVWHSTVAPGDVVIVDRNCHKSILHAITMTGAIPVFLMPTRNHFGIIGPIPKSEFKWENIQKKIAEHPFAKEVKGNPRILTITQSTYDGILYNVEDIKSELDGKISTLHFDEAWLPHASFHRFYTGMHAIGSDRPRPKESMIFATQSTHKLLAGLSQASQILVQNSEKETLDRNLFNEAFLMHTSTSPQYAIIASCDVAAAMMEAPGGNALVEESIEEALDFRRAMRKVGLELEEDWWFSVWGPEALIEEGAGERDEWILKANDRWHGFGDIAEGFNMLDPIKATVITPGMSVEGEFADWGIPALILTKYLAEHGIIVEKTGLYSFFIMFTIGITKGRWNTMVTELQQFKDDYDSNQPLWRVMPKFTTTYPKYDRIGLRDLCQSMHEVYRANNISHLTTEMYLSPMIPAMKPSEAFSKMAHRDIERVPIDELEGRITSVLLTPYPPGIPLLIPGEKFNMTIIRYLQFAREFNSKFPGFETDIHGLVEEKSESGIVTYYVDCVSE, encoded by the coding sequence ATGTATCAAAACGGTATCGTACAATTTCCTATCATCATCATCGATGAAGATTTTCGTTCCGAAAATGCCAGTGGTCTTGGCATTCGAGCTATTGCAAAGGCCTTAGAAGGCGAAGGGATTGAAGTTCTGGGTGTGACCAGTTACGGAGATTTGACGAGTTTTGTGCAACAACAGAGTCGGGCTTGTGGATTCATTCTTTCCATTGATGATGAAGAGTTCACTCCTGAAACAGAAGGTGAAGTTCCTGATGCTCTCCGCCAACTCAAAGACTTTGTGACTCAAGTACGTCATAGAAACGCCGACATACCGCTGTTTCTTTATGGGGAAACAAGAACCAGTCGTCATATTCCTAATAGTATTTTAAAAGAACTCCATGGTTTCATTCATATGTTTGAAGACACGCCAGAGTTTATGGCTCGTGCCATTCATAGAGAAGTCAAATCTTACTTAGATAGTTTACCACCTCCTTTTTTTCGTGCCCTCACCCAATACGCACATGACGGAAGTTATAGTTGGCATTGCCCTGGTCACTCGGGTGGAGTTGCCTTTTTAAAAAGTCCCGTCGGCCAAATGTTCCACCAATTTTTTGGAGAGAACATGTTACGTGCTGACGTTTGTAATGCGGTGGATGAACTAGGACAACTTTTGGATCATACAGGCCCTATTTCTGCCAGTGAAAGAAATGCCGCACGGATTTTTCAATGTGATAGTTTGTATTTTGTAACGAACGGAACTTCTACATCCAACAAAATTGTTTGGCATAGTACGGTTGCCCCTGGCGACGTTGTGATTGTTGACCGCAACTGTCATAAAAGTATCCTTCATGCCATTACCATGACGGGAGCCATCCCTGTTTTTTTAATGCCCACAAGAAATCATTTTGGAATCATTGGACCCATTCCTAAATCCGAATTCAAATGGGAGAACATCCAGAAAAAAATTGCAGAACACCCGTTTGCCAAAGAGGTAAAAGGAAATCCAAGAATTCTTACCATCACTCAAAGTACTTATGATGGAATCCTTTACAATGTAGAAGACATCAAATCAGAGTTAGATGGAAAAATCTCGACTCTACACTTTGATGAAGCATGGCTTCCGCATGCATCCTTTCATAGATTTTATACGGGAATGCATGCCATTGGATCGGACAGGCCAAGACCAAAAGAAAGTATGATCTTTGCCACACAGTCTACTCACAAACTTCTGGCAGGTCTTTCCCAAGCAAGTCAGATCCTAGTGCAAAACAGTGAAAAAGAAACCTTAGATAGAAACCTTTTTAACGAAGCATTTTTAATGCATACAAGTACCAGTCCACAATACGCGATCATTGCTTCTTGTGACGTTGCCGCAGCTATGATGGAAGCTCCTGGTGGAAATGCACTCGTAGAAGAATCCATTGAAGAAGCCCTCGATTTCAGACGTGCCATGCGGAAAGTCGGCTTAGAACTAGAAGAAGATTGGTGGTTTAGTGTTTGGGGCCCTGAGGCTCTCATCGAAGAAGGTGCCGGAGAAAGAGACGAATGGATTCTGAAAGCCAATGACCGTTGGCATGGGTTTGGTGATATTGCAGAGGGATTCAATATGCTCGATCCCATCAAAGCAACGGTCATCACTCCTGGTATGAGTGTGGAAGGAGAATTTGCTGACTGGGGAATCCCTGCTCTCATTCTCACCAAGTACTTGGCAGAACATGGAATCATTGTAGAAAAAACTGGTCTTTATAGTTTCTTTATCATGTTTACCATCGGGATTACCAAAGGCCGATGGAATACTATGGTGACCGAATTACAACAGTTCAAAGATGATTATGATTCGAACCAACCTCTCTGGCGAGTGATGCCAAAGTTTACGACAACCTATCCTAAATACGATCGGATAGGATTACGTGACCTTTGCCAATCCATGCATGAAGTTTACCGAGCAAATAATATTTCTCACCTAACAACGGAGATGTATTTGAGTCCCATGATTCCTGCGATGAAACCTTCAGAAGCATTTTCCAAAATGGCACACCGTGACATTGAAAGGGTTCCAATTGATGAATTGGAAGGACGAATCACTTCTGTGTTACTAACACCTTATCCTCCAGGAATTCCACTTCTGATTCCAGGAGAAAAGTTCAACATGACCATCATTCGTTACTTACAATTTGCAAGGGAGTTTAACTCTAAGTTCCCAGGTTTTGAAACTGATATCCACGGCCTTGTGGAAGAAAAATCAGAATCCGGCATTGTGACTTACTATGTGGATTGTGTATCTGAATAA
- a CDS encoding valine--pyruvate transaminase, with product MTPMMDSPSSLWANRLRQNQGIRSLMEDLGQVTGHPDEILLGGGNPAHIPEAEAIFADCFQELASDPKLGALLGDYQAPIGNDRFRSLAAEYLSPHLGAKLTKDNIAFFNGSQNAYSYLLNIHSGKMKDGSFKKILLPIVPEYIGYADQSIEADAFYATEPEVIPTGKHRFRYGLNKTKFDLSEIGCVAVSRPTNPTGNILSNADIEWMEEKTKKQNLPLLIDLAYGNPFPNLIGSEEPVQYKEGRTLSLSFSKIGLPGVRLGMIISNPDTMETLSSYAAVGNLAVGNLGVYMMEILFRKDILTNLAKNILRPFYDKKRELAISIFESEFQKQGVEYEIHEPMGGFFLWIRFPKLSVTNHKLYHLCKDKRLFIVSGHYFFPGLNSDFSHTQDCIRLTYCRPEEELARGAHILAEIAASHQAKSK from the coding sequence ATGACCCCCATGATGGATTCTCCCTCTTCCCTTTGGGCCAACCGCCTCCGCCAAAACCAAGGAATCCGTTCCCTGATGGAAGATTTGGGACAAGTGACTGGCCACCCAGACGAAATTCTCCTAGGCGGAGGAAATCCGGCCCACATCCCAGAAGCGGAGGCAATTTTTGCCGATTGTTTTCAGGAACTGGCGAGTGATCCAAAACTCGGTGCCCTTCTTGGCGATTACCAAGCTCCCATTGGGAATGATCGTTTTCGTTCCCTCGCGGCAGAGTATCTATCACCGCACTTAGGTGCCAAACTCACCAAAGACAATATTGCTTTTTTTAACGGCAGTCAAAATGCGTATTCCTATTTACTCAACATCCATTCTGGAAAAATGAAGGATGGGAGTTTTAAAAAAATTCTTTTGCCGATTGTTCCAGAATACATCGGTTATGCGGACCAGTCCATCGAAGCTGATGCATTTTATGCAACCGAACCAGAAGTCATACCAACAGGAAAACATAGGTTTCGGTATGGGTTAAACAAAACAAAATTTGATCTATCTGAAATTGGTTGTGTAGCCGTGTCTCGTCCCACAAATCCCACAGGAAATATTTTATCAAATGCTGATATCGAATGGATGGAAGAAAAAACCAAAAAACAAAACCTTCCCCTTCTCATTGATTTAGCCTATGGAAATCCGTTTCCTAATTTGATTGGATCAGAAGAGCCAGTCCAATACAAGGAGGGAAGGACTCTATCTCTTAGTTTCTCCAAAATTGGACTCCCAGGGGTTCGTTTGGGAATGATTATTTCGAATCCTGATACGATGGAAACCTTATCCTCTTATGCGGCTGTAGGGAATCTCGCTGTGGGAAATTTAGGTGTTTATATGATGGAAATCCTCTTTCGTAAGGACATTCTCACGAACCTTGCAAAAAACATCTTACGTCCGTTTTATGACAAAAAAAGAGAACTTGCCATTTCTATTTTTGAATCAGAATTTCAGAAACAGGGAGTCGAATATGAAATCCATGAACCAATGGGTGGATTTTTTCTTTGGATTCGTTTTCCCAAGTTATCAGTAACCAATCATAAACTGTATCACCTTTGCAAAGATAAACGGCTCTTTATTGTCTCTGGACATTATTTCTTTCCGGGATTAAACTCAGATTTTTCACACACTCAAGATTGCATACGTTTGACATATTGTCGTCCAGAAGAAGAATTAGCCAGGGGAGCCCATATCCTTGCGGAAATAGCAGCTTCTCACCAGGCGAAATCCAAATGA
- a CDS encoding DegT/DnrJ/EryC1/StrS family aminotransferase: MSTETIQRPVRKEKDIEFFKPTLSREDLKGVLECLVDEHLSNGEIVERFEKTFCHTFKIKHAISSNSLTSAYHLALLALGVKAGDSVLLSSYAPISALDAIFLLQAKPVLVDLKRNSFHPCPEEFLRKKNESGARFALFDHSFGSLIRITDYSIEGLEVVEDFTEAIGATSETITVGKQSKIAICGLSAENIITTGNGAMIITSEVSLSNAVKSYKSGSSAKRNFGEPKFDYNLVDYQAALGIEQLSKLGVILERKKKIASAYLQAVQNSRLETYFQNPTEDTFQRFPIVVSGQNYEEIQRYFKSIHIGTQKTVEEPLHRVLEENHLEFPNAERLFQRGHCIPIYPNLTKDNVQRIATAIRRIY, translated from the coding sequence ATGAGCACCGAAACAATACAAAGACCAGTTCGAAAAGAAAAAGATATCGAATTTTTTAAACCTACCCTTTCGAGGGAAGACCTGAAAGGTGTTTTAGAATGCCTTGTGGACGAACACCTTTCAAACGGTGAAATCGTAGAAAGATTTGAAAAAACTTTCTGCCACACCTTTAAAATCAAACATGCCATTTCTTCTAATTCACTCACATCGGCATACCACCTAGCATTGCTTGCGTTAGGTGTAAAAGCGGGAGATTCTGTTTTACTTTCTAGTTATGCACCAATTTCGGCATTGGATGCCATTTTTCTTTTGCAAGCAAAACCTGTGCTTGTGGATTTGAAACGAAATTCCTTTCATCCATGCCCGGAAGAATTCCTTCGCAAAAAAAATGAATCCGGTGCTCGTTTTGCCCTTTTTGATCATAGTTTTGGATCACTCATTCGCATTACTGATTATTCCATCGAAGGTTTGGAAGTGGTAGAAGACTTCACAGAAGCCATCGGTGCTACTTCAGAAACGATCACGGTAGGCAAACAATCCAAAATTGCCATTTGTGGACTCAGTGCTGAGAACATCATTACCACTGGAAATGGTGCCATGATCATCACTTCTGAAGTTTCGCTTTCCAATGCAGTAAAATCTTATAAGTCGGGATCATCCGCCAAACGTAACTTTGGTGAACCAAAATTTGATTACAATTTGGTGGATTACCAAGCTGCACTTGGGATTGAACAACTTTCTAAACTGGGTGTCATCTTAGAACGTAAGAAAAAAATCGCGTCTGCGTATTTACAAGCAGTACAAAATTCTAGATTAGAAACTTACTTTCAAAATCCAACAGAAGATACCTTCCAAAGATTTCCTATTGTTGTTTCTGGCCAAAACTACGAAGAGATTCAAAGATATTTTAAATCCATCCATATTGGAACACAAAAAACGGTAGAAGAACCTTTGCACCGTGTTTTGGAAGAAAATCATTTGGAGTTTCCAAACGCTGAGCGACTCTTCCAAAGAGGACATTGTATTCCTATTTATCCTAACCTAACTAAAGATAATGTACAACGGATCGCCACCGCCATCCGACGAATCTATTGA
- a CDS encoding NADase-type glycan-binding domain-containing protein → MSFPNPKTYLLIIAICLPLFAEPLNPPSVTSSSQLQPESKKYTPVLAMDGKLKTSWVEGANGEGIGETLQIKYKTPISFRSLSIYNGFGDPKLWAANNRIKKLKISTEDGNEEVVTLKDSLSLQRIEFKSELRAKEISLTIQEVYKGTNTENTAIAELVFNSEQAGSALIPPKNTWAIGKWKTKSNIARIQLHNDGTCEMGYETAKMLCTWTEKGDKVIVSLEATLPLTNTDILEIKRRGNPSDPILEINGKHEFFSNSDGV, encoded by the coding sequence ATGTCTTTTCCAAATCCCAAAACATACTTATTAATAATCGCCATCTGTCTGCCCCTTTTTGCAGAACCACTCAATCCTCCGAGTGTCACCTCCTCGAGCCAACTCCAACCAGAATCTAAAAAATATACTCCTGTATTGGCAATGGATGGAAAACTCAAAACCAGTTGGGTCGAAGGGGCAAATGGGGAAGGAATCGGAGAAACCTTACAAATCAAATACAAAACACCAATTAGTTTCCGTTCCCTATCCATCTATAACGGGTTTGGTGATCCTAAACTTTGGGCTGCCAACAACAGAATCAAAAAATTAAAAATTTCAACTGAGGATGGCAACGAAGAAGTAGTCACTTTGAAAGATAGTTTGTCTCTCCAAAGGATCGAGTTCAAATCCGAACTTCGTGCCAAAGAAATTTCTCTCACCATTCAAGAAGTTTATAAAGGAACCAATACAGAAAACACTGCCATTGCAGAACTTGTTTTCAATTCAGAACAAGCAGGTTCGGCGCTCATCCCTCCTAAAAATACTTGGGCCATAGGAAAGTGGAAAACAAAGTCCAATATAGCAAGAATCCAACTACATAATGATGGAACTTGTGAAATGGGTTACGAAACCGCAAAAATGTTGTGCACCTGGACAGAAAAAGGGGACAAAGTCATTGTTAGTTTAGAAGCAACCCTTCCCCTCACCAACACAGATATTTTAGAAATCAAACGCAGAGGAAATCCATCGGATCCAATCCTGGAGATCAATGGAAAACATGAGTTTTTTTCCAATAGCGATGGAGTTTAA
- the cutA gene encoding divalent-cation tolerance protein CutA has product MNESWEFCTVYVTFSTEEEAKKITKQVVIERLAACANTIKGMDSVYIWKGEVEESSEIVSLFKTRKDKIETLTQRIKELHSYDTPCIVVWPIVSGNPDYLDWIRNSL; this is encoded by the coding sequence ATGAATGAGTCATGGGAATTCTGCACAGTCTACGTTACTTTTTCCACGGAAGAAGAAGCAAAAAAAATAACCAAACAAGTTGTCATCGAAAGGCTCGCCGCTTGTGCCAATACCATCAAAGGAATGGATTCTGTTTACATTTGGAAAGGGGAAGTGGAAGAGTCTTCTGAAATTGTAAGTTTATTTAAAACAAGAAAAGATAAAATAGAAACATTAACGCAGAGGATCAAAGAATTACATTCTTATGATACTCCCTGCATTGTTGTTTGGCCCATAGTCTCTGGGAATCCTGATTATTTGGATTGGATTCGAAATTCCTTATAG
- a CDS encoding glutathione S-transferase N-terminal domain-containing protein has product MTSILYTFPISHFSEKARWGLELANYPFELRPLVPGEHIQTLKPIVNELYVPVLETDSGVIQGSGNILDVIEEKAFGHKANPEEKQMEEKVDTQIGKSLQTILYHHILEYPEIVGKLFLLEPAKLSDTVNAPEHFDLIALSLKRRYKITPKNLEIVKQALDECAKELISIYKKQKFFNGTSFGRVDLTMASLMGMLAEPTESPACPWFTSIQMPESFLTWRKELGFDLLFDKIREFYKEFRIQSK; this is encoded by the coding sequence ATGACTTCAATCTTATATACTTTCCCCATCTCACATTTTTCCGAAAAAGCTAGATGGGGATTGGAACTTGCCAACTATCCTTTTGAACTAAGACCTTTGGTTCCTGGAGAACACATCCAAACTCTAAAACCAATTGTGAACGAATTATATGTGCCAGTTTTAGAAACGGATTCCGGTGTCATCCAAGGTTCTGGAAATATTTTAGATGTCATTGAAGAAAAAGCGTTCGGCCATAAAGCAAACCCAGAAGAAAAACAAATGGAAGAGAAAGTAGACACCCAAATTGGAAAAAGTTTACAAACGATTCTTTATCATCATATCCTTGAATACCCTGAAATTGTTGGTAAACTTTTTTTATTAGAGCCGGCAAAACTTTCTGATACGGTAAATGCACCTGAACATTTTGATTTGATTGCTCTTTCTTTAAAAAGACGATACAAAATCACTCCTAAAAATTTAGAAATCGTCAAACAAGCACTAGATGAATGTGCAAAAGAATTGATTTCCATATATAAGAAACAAAAGTTTTTTAATGGGACTTCATTTGGACGAGTGGACTTAACCATGGCAAGTCTCATGGGAATGTTAGCTGAACCAACGGAATCGCCCGCATGTCCTTGGTTTACATCGATACAAATGCCTGAGTCTTTTCTCACTTGGCGAAAGGAATTAGGGTTTGATTTGTTATTTGATAAAATTAGAGAATTCTATAAGGAATTTCGAATCCAATCCAAATAA
- a CDS encoding M23 family metallopeptidase produces the protein MRFGIFILFLFCPIGFLFAKEHSEFCSMDRLCVVYVQDKTGVDVYFQNKIAIAETDTTLSVNASFKNMKSSVKLPLVTVLKGPKRKKLFRLNVKKTNKRWVYQIKYRWILGNFSVTHDPKVIYELPFERGLKVRVYQGYKGSKSHQGDNRYSIDFGLKEGELITAAREGIVVDTEEKNSEGGFEIKYIHSANYVKILHDDGTIGQYAHLRYMGVLVKRGQRVSAGTPLGYTGSTGFSDGPHLHFEVYKPTPSLRKKTIPTLFRTESSDSEMIAEGQLHWRRDTNEPLVKIDSDVDEIQICESVQNLERLGCNVTSFAKTAPMYFYIPLLKPSRHKIQISVRKNGTSIIKLYNWETNPEWWDTYLDVQFEESSEPLEGDWTATISIDGVVQKEMSFQLTSVK, from the coding sequence ATGAGATTTGGCATTTTTATTCTTTTTTTGTTTTGTCCGATCGGATTCTTATTTGCCAAAGAACATTCCGAATTCTGTTCTATGGACAGACTTTGTGTTGTTTATGTTCAGGATAAAACGGGGGTAGATGTATATTTTCAAAACAAAATTGCCATAGCAGAAACTGACACTACTTTATCCGTGAATGCCAGCTTTAAAAATATGAAAAGTTCGGTAAAACTTCCTTTGGTGACTGTATTAAAAGGGCCAAAACGGAAAAAACTCTTTCGATTGAATGTTAAAAAAACTAACAAACGTTGGGTCTATCAAATTAAATACAGATGGATTCTTGGGAATTTTTCGGTAACACATGATCCTAAAGTTATTTATGAATTACCCTTCGAGAGGGGATTAAAAGTTCGTGTATACCAGGGTTATAAAGGTTCAAAAAGTCACCAAGGTGACAACCGTTATTCGATTGATTTTGGATTAAAGGAGGGTGAGTTAATCACTGCTGCTAGAGAGGGGATAGTTGTTGATACCGAAGAAAAAAATAGTGAGGGTGGATTCGAAATCAAATACATTCACTCAGCCAATTACGTAAAAATTTTACATGATGATGGAACCATCGGCCAATATGCACATCTTCGTTATATGGGTGTTCTTGTCAAACGCGGGCAGAGGGTAAGTGCAGGAACTCCCTTGGGTTATACGGGGAGCACTGGATTTAGTGATGGCCCCCACTTACATTTTGAAGTTTACAAACCAACACCTAGTCTCCGGAAAAAAACCATTCCCACTTTGTTTCGAACAGAATCCTCAGATTCTGAAATGATTGCGGAAGGGCAACTCCATTGGCGTAGGGATACAAACGAACCTCTAGTCAAAATAGACTCGGATGTGGACGAAATCCAAATTTGTGAATCGGTTCAAAACTTAGAAAGACTGGGATGTAATGTTACTTCGTTCGCAAAAACGGCTCCTATGTATTTTTATATTCCTCTTTTAAAACCATCTAGGCATAAGATACAAATTTCCGTTCGTAAAAATGGCACCTCTATTATAAAATTGTATAATTGGGAGACAAACCCGGAATGGTGGGACACCTATTTGGATGTTCAATTTGAGGAATCTTCTGAACCTCTGGAAGGAGATTGGACGGCAACAATCTCCATTGATGGTGTAGTTCAAAAAGAAATGTCATTTCAATTAACGAGCGTAAAGTGA
- a CDS encoding M23 family metallopeptidase: MIRSLVIVLFSFCFSVGIYAESNVIEECNQEWVCLIQTKDEDGIQLSIRNHNPNPKVTNSVLLNATFVNFKTDISFPYFVVVKGPEPVYITKFFLEDRTKDAFHSFAFRVRPGDWDSVHDDSVSYLLPFARGIRAKVVQGYNGSVTHFGSFANAIDFGIPVGTPVHAARKGYVMATESKYTEGGFRKDLLSKANFIIIQHEDGTLGNYAHLMKNGVVVKVGDMIEAGQLIGYSGNTGYTQGPHLHFEVHKPNRQLEVTTIPTVFKTQYSERDTLKELFMYWHPRSGIDPIKADILEEDIQICKLNSKKERVQCGETSFRLGDNFLVSLEFVRPGTHRIELDISIEGKAFEAMKLDWVANKNLAIEARYVSITSNPKFTGRWKVRVQINGEEKKILFFDVRP; the protein is encoded by the coding sequence GTGATTCGATCCTTAGTAATAGTTCTATTTAGTTTTTGTTTTTCCGTTGGTATTTATGCAGAATCAAATGTTATAGAAGAGTGTAACCAAGAATGGGTTTGTTTGATTCAAACAAAAGATGAAGATGGAATTCAACTTTCGATTCGTAACCACAATCCTAATCCTAAAGTTACCAATTCTGTATTGTTGAATGCAACTTTTGTAAATTTTAAAACTGATATTAGTTTTCCTTACTTTGTTGTCGTTAAAGGCCCAGAACCAGTTTATATTACAAAGTTTTTTTTAGAGGATAGAACGAAAGATGCCTTCCATTCCTTTGCATTTCGGGTAAGGCCTGGAGATTGGGATAGTGTTCATGATGATTCTGTAAGTTACTTATTGCCTTTTGCCCGTGGCATTCGAGCAAAAGTTGTGCAAGGGTATAACGGCTCTGTCACTCATTTCGGTAGTTTTGCGAATGCGATTGATTTTGGAATTCCTGTTGGAACTCCTGTGCATGCAGCTAGAAAAGGATATGTGATGGCAACAGAATCCAAGTATACTGAAGGTGGGTTTCGTAAAGACCTTCTCTCGAAGGCAAATTTTATCATCATACAACATGAAGATGGTACTTTGGGCAATTACGCCCATCTAATGAAAAATGGAGTTGTTGTCAAAGTCGGTGATATGATAGAAGCTGGTCAATTGATTGGATACTCAGGTAATACTGGTTATACGCAAGGGCCACATCTTCATTTTGAAGTTCATAAACCAAACCGACAATTAGAAGTGACAACCATTCCAACAGTATTTAAAACTCAATATTCTGAACGAGATACTTTGAAAGAACTTTTTATGTATTGGCATCCAAGATCAGGGATTGATCCGATCAAAGCAGATATTTTAGAAGAAGACATTCAAATTTGTAAATTAAATTCAAAAAAAGAACGGGTACAATGCGGAGAAACCTCTTTTCGGTTAGGTGATAATTTTTTGGTGTCCTTAGAATTTGTTCGGCCAGGAACCCACCGGATTGAATTGGATATTTCCATTGAAGGAAAGGCTTTTGAGGCGATGAAGTTGGACTGGGTCGCGAATAAAAATTTGGCTATTGAAGCTAGATATGTTTCGATCACTAGTAATCCAAAATTTACGGGGCGTTGGAAGGTGCGAGTCCAGATCAATGGAGAGGAAAAAAAGATTCTTTTTTTTGATGTGCGACCGTAA
- a CDS encoding DUF2237 family protein has protein sequence MDMDESLNVFGGPLVPCSTNPLTGFFRDGCCNTSDEDLGSHTVCVLATEEFLESQKQSGNDLITPWPQYAFPGVKPGERWCLCASRWLEAYRNGVAPKVFLESTHKRALEIIPLELLERFAVEEIG, from the coding sequence ATGGACATGGATGAATCTTTAAATGTATTTGGCGGGCCTCTGGTTCCCTGCTCCACAAATCCGCTCACAGGTTTTTTTCGGGATGGTTGTTGTAATACATCAGACGAGGATCTTGGATCCCATACAGTATGTGTTCTTGCAACAGAAGAATTTTTAGAGTCCCAAAAACAAAGTGGGAATGATCTCATCACCCCTTGGCCTCAATATGCATTTCCAGGAGTCAAACCTGGAGAACGTTGGTGCCTTTGTGCATCGAGGTGGTTGGAAGCTTATCGTAATGGGGTAGCTCCCAAAGTTTTTTTGGAATCTACCCACAAACGCGCGTTAGAAATCATTCCTTTGGAGTTATTGGAACGATTTGCGGTGGAAGAAATCGGTTAG
- a CDS encoding SH3 domain-containing protein, with protein sequence MSGYKSLLYILVFLYVFPIFPQNHWDNYIHEKTIGSTYQIFGDNVNLREADNLKSKVKKKLSIGSAITVLAKTNHIMEQDSVKEYWYEVKSEKETGYIWGGLIADYSFPIEDHTILCRNLGVKLRKIELKLIQGDKLLSQSKWEVGPVSNESWKHQIYPSTEFTPSPKFLFGLTYLVFSEIEYGYTNEQLITISPDKKLISQFSWNPGSCDPPSCAESWLVFPNETLNADIKTQRKTTKGKKNTIQELTHSFDIEDSNFHEYYKSEYIWNGTTFQKKESQ encoded by the coding sequence ATGTCGGGTTACAAGTCCTTACTCTACATTCTAGTTTTCTTATATGTTTTTCCTATCTTCCCACAAAATCATTGGGATAATTACATCCATGAAAAAACCATTGGCTCCACCTATCAAATATTTGGTGACAATGTCAACCTAAGAGAAGCCGACAACCTCAAATCAAAAGTGAAAAAGAAACTTTCAATTGGATCAGCTATTACCGTCCTCGCAAAAACGAACCATATCATGGAACAAGATTCAGTCAAAGAATATTGGTACGAGGTAAAATCCGAAAAAGAAACAGGATATATTTGGGGAGGACTCATTGCCGATTATTCCTTTCCAATCGAAGATCATACTATCCTATGCAGAAACTTGGGTGTTAAACTTCGTAAAATCGAATTAAAACTCATCCAAGGTGACAAACTTCTCTCCCAATCCAAATGGGAAGTAGGCCCTGTTAGCAACGAAAGTTGGAAACATCAAATTTATCCATCCACAGAGTTCACACCCAGCCCCAAATTTTTATTTGGATTAACTTACTTGGTTTTTTCCGAAATCGAATATGGATACACAAACGAACAATTGATTACTATCTCACCAGACAAAAAACTAATTTCACAATTCTCCTGGAACCCTGGATCTTGCGACCCACCTTCCTGCGCCGAATCTTGGTTAGTTTTTCCAAATGAAACACTAAATGCGGATATTAAAACACAAAGAAAAACTACAAAAGGAAAAAAGAATACCATCCAAGAGTTAACTCATAGTTTCGACATTGAAGACTCTAACTTCCACGAATACTACAAATCAGAATACATTTGGAACGGAACTACCTTCCAAAAAAAGGAATCTCAATAA